One stretch of Rhodoferax lithotrophicus DNA includes these proteins:
- a CDS encoding amino acid ABC transporter permease: MHSFELSLLISGHYHDILVAGLQLSLLLTAVTLLLAVPLAVLVALMRLSGLRVLSAAAWCFVEAIRNVPLLAHMLFWYFGAPELLPEPVRDWLYAHNFEAIAAVTALTFYTAAYMSEDVRSGIRAIPHVQFEAGRALGVGFLSTMRLVVLPQALRVTVPPLISQTLNLWKNTSIATVIGTAELMYQASKVETETFRSVEAFVFATASYLTVSLLITGLAIFYQHRYPARAV, encoded by the coding sequence ATGCATTCGTTTGAACTTTCCCTGCTCATCTCCGGCCACTACCACGACATCCTGGTGGCGGGTCTGCAACTGTCCTTGTTGTTGACGGCGGTGACGCTGCTGCTGGCTGTGCCTCTGGCTGTGCTGGTGGCGCTGATGCGTTTGTCTGGCCTACGGGTGCTCAGCGCCGCAGCCTGGTGCTTTGTGGAAGCCATCCGCAATGTGCCGCTGCTGGCCCACATGTTGTTCTGGTATTTTGGTGCACCCGAGCTGTTGCCCGAGCCGGTGCGTGATTGGCTTTACGCCCACAATTTTGAAGCCATTGCAGCGGTAACGGCGCTCACGTTCTACACCGCAGCCTACATGTCGGAAGACGTGCGCAGTGGCATCCGCGCCATTCCCCATGTCCAGTTTGAAGCCGGGCGTGCGCTGGGCGTTGGTTTTCTGTCCACCATGCGGTTGGTGGTATTGCCACAGGCACTGCGAGTAACGGTGCCGCCGCTGATCTCACAAACGCTCAACCTCTGGAAGAACACCAGCATTGCCACCGTGATCGGCACCGCCGAGCTGATGTACCAAGCCAGCAAGGTCGAGACCGAAACCTTTCGCAGTGTCGAAGCCTTTGTGTTTGCCACCGCCAGCTACCTCACGGTGTCACTGCTGATCACCGGGCTGGCTATTTTTTACCAACACCGTTACCCGGCGCGGGCAGTGTGA
- a CDS encoding amino acid ABC transporter permease, with product MTFLEAIDNYWLYFLVGRYPEGPLGGLALTLLLASSGLLLALPLGLVLGLGRVSPLAWLRWPVTALVYVVRGTPLLMVVFWAYFFLPSVTGVKTDQFATMLIALVVFDAAYLAEIVRSGIQSLPKGQFEAARSLGLSYIRAMRLVVLPQALRHMLPSLVNQFVSTIKETSLGYIIGLAEVSFVATQINIQVFTLPTQIYLTLGLTYFLLCFGLSRLAYALERHLSRRDPFPFVTEVPA from the coding sequence ATGACTTTTCTTGAAGCAATTGACAACTACTGGCTTTACTTTTTGGTAGGCCGTTACCCTGAGGGCCCCTTGGGTGGGCTGGCGTTGACCCTGTTGCTGGCCTCATCAGGCTTGCTGTTGGCCCTGCCTTTGGGTCTGGTTCTGGGCCTGGGGCGGGTGAGCCCGTTGGCCTGGCTGCGCTGGCCTGTGACCGCGCTGGTGTACGTGGTGCGTGGCACACCGCTGTTGATGGTGGTGTTCTGGGCTTATTTCTTTTTGCCCAGTGTCACCGGTGTTAAGACCGACCAGTTCGCCACCATGTTGATCGCCCTGGTGGTGTTTGATGCGGCCTACCTGGCCGAGATTGTGCGCTCGGGCATTCAAAGCTTGCCCAAGGGGCAGTTTGAGGCGGCCCGTTCACTGGGCTTGAGCTACATCCGAGCCATGCGTCTGGTGGTGTTGCCGCAGGCACTGCGGCACATGCTGCCTTCACTGGTGAACCAGTTTGTGTCCACCATCAAAGAGACTTCGCTGGGTTACATCATTGGCCTGGCCGAGGTGTCGTTTGTTGCCACGCAAATCAACATCCAGGTCTTTACCCTGCCCACCCAGATTTACCTCACGCTGGGCCTGACCTACTTTCTTCTCTGTTTTGGTTTGTCGCGCCTGGCCTACGCGCTGGAGCGCCACCTGTCACGGCGCGACCCCTTTCCTTTTGTGACCGAGGTTCCCGCATGA
- a CDS encoding amino acid ABC transporter ATP-binding protein codes for MIKFENVNKWFGNYQALVDVNESVDKGDVVVVCGPSGSGKSTMIRTLNRLEPIHSGRIAIDGQDIHAHGLDVNTFRSRIGFVFQQFNLFPHLTALDNCTLAPIHLRGLSKAHAREQALSLLDRVGLAHKANAHPTELSGGQQQRVAIARALAMEPPLMLFDEPTSALDPEMVGEVLTVMKALARDGMTMVVVTHEMGFARDVADRVLFMDAGKVLERGEPHEFFNAPQHPRAQQFLSDIRSPFATV; via the coding sequence ATGATCAAGTTTGAAAACGTCAACAAATGGTTTGGCAACTACCAGGCGCTGGTAGATGTGAACGAGTCTGTCGACAAGGGGGATGTGGTAGTGGTGTGCGGGCCGTCGGGCTCGGGCAAGTCCACCATGATTCGCACCCTCAACCGGCTGGAGCCGATTCACAGTGGGCGCATTGCCATTGATGGACAAGACATCCACGCACACGGCCTGGATGTGAACACCTTTCGCTCACGCATTGGTTTTGTCTTTCAGCAGTTCAACCTGTTCCCGCATTTGACCGCGTTGGACAACTGCACGCTGGCCCCGATCCACCTGCGGGGTCTGTCCAAAGCCCATGCACGTGAACAGGCCTTGTCCCTGCTGGATCGGGTTGGCCTGGCGCACAAAGCCAACGCCCACCCCACCGAACTCTCAGGCGGCCAGCAGCAACGGGTGGCCATTGCGCGGGCGCTGGCCATGGAGCCACCGCTGATGCTGTTTGACGAACCCACCAGCGCACTTGACCCAGAAATGGTGGGCGAGGTGCTGACGGTGATGAAGGCACTGGCACGCGACGGCATGACCATGGTGGTGGTCACCCACGAGATGGGCTTTGCCCGTGACGTGGCCGACCGGGTGCTGTTCATGGATGCGGGCAAGGTGCTGGAACGTGGTGAGCCGCATGAGTTTTTCAACGCACCGCAGCATCCTCGCGCACAACAATTTTTATCAGATATCCGTTCGCCGTTTGCAACGGTGTGA
- a CDS encoding isopenicillin N synthase family dioxygenase produces MPTTTLPTTANVAANTPIPGLPILDLRDFTSGTPAQRAAFVDQLRDTAFTLGFLYLKGYGASQTQIDAVLQASRDFFALPPEQKQAIHMANSPHFRGYTAAGDEFTRGERDWREQLDVGAEREPIQQNPTSPAWTRLQGPNQWPDALPHITPALLDWQNTLTQAGQHLLRALALALGQPENTFESAFSGTPVQHLKVIHYPGRAEGESRQGCGPHKDSGCLTLLLQDTQAGLQVLERDGSDTPEGSGRWIDGPPIPGTLVINIGEVLEILSNGFLRANIHQVISPPQNVDRLSVAFFLSPRLDAELPELVLPPELAAKARGVDRDPNNPLIAHTGRNLLKGRLRSHPEVAQRFYADVLEAHGIKAGARGQAYA; encoded by the coding sequence ATGCCCACAACCACTTTGCCCACCACTGCCAATGTGGCAGCCAATACCCCAATCCCAGGCTTACCCATTCTGGATTTGCGAGACTTCACTTCAGGAACACCTGCACAACGCGCGGCCTTTGTTGACCAATTACGCGACACCGCTTTCACCTTGGGTTTTCTCTACCTGAAAGGTTACGGCGCCAGTCAAACCCAAATTGACGCGGTGTTGCAGGCCTCGCGTGATTTTTTTGCCTTGCCCCCCGAACAAAAGCAGGCTATTCACATGGCCAACTCGCCGCACTTTCGTGGCTACACCGCCGCTGGCGACGAATTCACCCGCGGTGAGCGCGACTGGCGTGAACAACTCGACGTGGGTGCCGAGCGTGAACCGATCCAACAAAACCCAACCAGTCCGGCCTGGACCCGGCTTCAAGGCCCCAACCAATGGCCAGATGCCCTGCCCCACATCACACCGGCCTTGCTGGACTGGCAAAACACCTTGACCCAGGCCGGTCAGCACCTGTTGCGCGCCCTGGCTCTGGCATTGGGTCAGCCAGAGAACACTTTTGAGAGCGCTTTTTCTGGCACTCCGGTGCAACACTTGAAGGTGATCCACTACCCTGGCCGCGCTGAAGGTGAGTCGCGCCAAGGCTGTGGTCCGCACAAAGACTCGGGGTGCCTGACTTTGTTGCTGCAAGACACACAAGCCGGTTTACAGGTGCTGGAACGCGACGGCAGTGATACGCCAGAGGGCTCGGGCCGCTGGATTGATGGGCCACCCATTCCCGGCACCTTGGTCATCAACATTGGTGAGGTGCTGGAGATTCTGTCGAATGGTTTTTTGCGAGCCAACATCCACCAGGTGATCAGCCCACCACAAAACGTGGATCGGCTGTCCGTCGCCTTTTTCCTGAGCCCCCGGCTGGATGCCGAGTTACCCGAGCTGGTGCTACCACCCGAGTTGGCCGCCAAAGCACGTGGCGTGGATCGTGACCCCAACAACCCGCTGATCGCTCACACCGGGCGCAACCTGCTCAAAGGCCGACTGCGTTCGCACCCGGAGGTGGCTCAACGCTTTTATGCCGATGTGCTGGAGGCACATGGCATCAAAGCAGGAGCACGTGGCCAGGCGTATGCCTGA
- a CDS encoding amino acid ABC transporter permease, producing the protein MPEHQRISRTLMSTRPVYLDDNPDANIAMSLTDSSPNWRTHLKRLPCLEVGQFVALFGVLAYLAIHGAQGMGYQWRWNKVPRYLVRVIDGELVWGPLLRGLWVTLEVASMAGVLALAVGLLVALMRYSRSVMGPALAWLYVELIRNTPILVQILIFYFIIAAVFGIPRLWAGVLCLACYEGAFVAEIIRGAVGAVRKGQWEAAQSLGLPGIRIWTDIVIPQAIPLMLPPLGGTLVNLVKHSAIVSVIAVYDLTTQARTVVSDTFLAFEIWLTTAALYLAITIPLSLIVTALERRYRARH; encoded by the coding sequence ATGCCTGAGCATCAACGGATTTCTCGCACCTTGATGTCCACCAGACCGGTCTATCTTGATGACAACCCCGATGCAAACATTGCAATGAGTCTTACGGATAGTTCTCCCAATTGGCGAACCCATTTAAAACGCTTGCCCTGCCTGGAGGTCGGTCAATTTGTCGCTTTATTCGGTGTGCTGGCCTATTTGGCCATTCATGGTGCGCAAGGTATGGGGTATCAATGGCGCTGGAACAAGGTCCCGCGCTATTTGGTTCGGGTCATTGATGGCGAGCTGGTCTGGGGGCCATTGCTGAGAGGTCTGTGGGTGACACTGGAGGTCGCAAGTATGGCTGGCGTACTGGCACTGGCCGTGGGGTTATTGGTGGCCTTGATGCGTTATTCGCGCTCTGTCATGGGTCCTGCATTGGCATGGTTATATGTGGAGCTGATTCGAAATACGCCCATTCTGGTGCAGATACTGATTTTCTATTTCATCATCGCAGCCGTGTTTGGCATTCCACGCCTTTGGGCCGGAGTGTTGTGCCTAGCCTGCTATGAAGGCGCATTTGTCGCAGAAATCATCCGTGGAGCAGTGGGAGCCGTGCGCAAAGGGCAATGGGAGGCCGCACAAAGCCTGGGACTGCCCGGCATTCGCATCTGGACTGACATCGTGATTCCACAGGCTATCCCCTTGATGCTGCCGCCCCTGGGCGGGACATTGGTCAATCTGGTGAAGCATTCGGCCATCGTCAGTGTGATTGCCGTCTATGACCTGACCACCCAGGCTCGCACCGTGGTCTCGGACACCTTTCTTGCATTTGAAATATGGCTGACCACCGCTGCGCTGTACTTGGCCATCACCATCCCACTTTCACTGATCGTGACAGCGCTGGAACGTCGCTACCGTGCCCGACACTGA
- a CDS encoding amino acid ABC transporter ATP-binding protein: MSDRSSQTPAIVQLSGVSKWFGAHQVLKEVDLQVRTGERVVVCGPSGSGKSTLIRCINRLEKHDSGSVTVDGVELSENTRNIAAIRREVGMVFQSFNLFPHLTILENCALPQIRVRGVKRALAEEKAMSYLKRVHIPEQAHKYPSQLSGGQQQRVAIARSLCLEPKVMLFDEPTSALDPEMIKEVLDVIIELAQSGMTMICVTHELGFAKKVADSIVFMDDGSIVEKSPPEEFFTNPKTQRTREFLGQILAY, encoded by the coding sequence ATGAGTGACCGGTCATCACAGACCCCCGCCATTGTCCAGCTGTCGGGTGTGAGCAAGTGGTTTGGAGCTCACCAGGTTTTGAAGGAAGTTGATTTGCAGGTCAGGACGGGTGAGCGCGTGGTGGTTTGCGGCCCATCGGGTTCGGGCAAATCAACCCTGATTCGCTGCATCAACCGGCTGGAAAAACATGATTCCGGGAGCGTAACTGTCGATGGTGTGGAACTCAGCGAAAATACCCGCAACATTGCCGCCATCCGGCGTGAAGTGGGCATGGTTTTCCAGAGTTTCAACTTGTTCCCGCATCTGACCATATTGGAAAATTGTGCATTACCGCAGATTCGTGTGCGGGGTGTCAAACGTGCGCTGGCTGAAGAAAAAGCCATGTCCTACCTGAAGCGGGTGCACATTCCAGAGCAGGCGCACAAGTATCCGTCGCAGCTTTCCGGTGGTCAGCAGCAGAGGGTGGCCATTGCCCGCTCTCTGTGCCTGGAGCCCAAGGTGATGTTGTTTGATGAGCCCACATCGGCATTGGACCCGGAAATGATCAAGGAGGTGCTTGATGTGATCATCGAATTGGCTCAAAGTGGTATGACCATGATCTGTGTCACCCATGAACTTGGTTTCGCCAAAAAAGTTGCCGATTCGATTGTGTTCATGGATGATGGCAGCATCGTGGAAAAGTCGCCACCGGAAGAGTTTTTTACCAATCCGAAAACCCAAAGAACCCGCGAATTTCTGGGTCAGATTTTGGCTTACTGA
- a CDS encoding amino acid ABC transporter permease yields MDRRWIWGWIDTSLLVLLIGVLTYVAWRTQAVLQYHWDWSQVWPYVLRFDVESASWVPNLIVEGLLTTLRLALWGILVASGVGLCMALARTSNNLFLRMIATAYVLLIRNIPPVVFVFVFVYFIASQVMPFLHFGDSIATLPTQVQTVISVLFAPAQAFDNFFLGLFCLSVFSGAYVTEIFRAGLQSIPKSQIEAGESLGFSRWDNLRYVVIPQALHNVLPPLAGQFIQLIKDSSLVSLVSIQELAFMAQDVQVSTQKVFEVFVLTAVIYFVLCFCLSQLFAFLERHGKRGQKA; encoded by the coding sequence ATGGACCGTCGCTGGATCTGGGGTTGGATCGATACGTCACTGCTGGTTTTGCTCATTGGTGTTCTGACCTATGTGGCTTGGCGTACCCAAGCGGTACTGCAATACCACTGGGACTGGAGCCAGGTTTGGCCCTATGTGTTGCGCTTTGATGTTGAAAGCGCAAGCTGGGTTCCTAACTTGATTGTGGAAGGCTTGCTGACCACTTTGCGCCTGGCCTTGTGGGGGATTCTGGTCGCCAGCGGAGTGGGGCTTTGCATGGCGCTGGCGCGCACCAGCAACAACTTGTTCTTGCGTATGATTGCCACTGCCTATGTTTTATTGATACGCAACATTCCCCCCGTGGTTTTTGTATTTGTTTTTGTCTATTTCATTGCCAGTCAAGTGATGCCATTCCTGCATTTTGGTGACAGTATCGCGACATTGCCAACACAGGTACAAACGGTAATTTCGGTGCTGTTTGCACCAGCCCAGGCTTTTGATAATTTTTTCCTTGGACTATTTTGCCTGTCGGTTTTTTCAGGGGCCTACGTCACCGAAATTTTTCGAGCCGGGCTGCAGTCGATACCAAAGTCGCAGATCGAGGCCGGTGAGAGTCTGGGCTTTTCTCGCTGGGACAACCTGCGCTATGTTGTTATTCCACAGGCATTACACAACGTGCTGCCGCCGCTCGCGGGCCAGTTCATCCAGCTCATCAAGGACTCATCCTTGGTGTCACTGGTGTCCATTCAGGAATTGGCTTTTATGGCACAAGACGTTCAGGTCAGTACCCAGAAAGTGTTCGAGGTTTTTGTGCTCACTGCTGTTATTTATTTTGTTCTGTGCTTTTGCTTGTCGCAGCTGTTTGCCTTTTTGGAGCGGCACGGCAAACGGGGTCAAAAAGCATGA
- a CDS encoding transporter substrate-binding domain-containing protein: protein MKRFKNLLLCLPLVLGALLCAPQASAQQDNQIDTIKKRGKLQVGFGSFVPWAMRDKQGQWVGFEIDVATKVAKDLGVSVELIPTAWDAIIPSLIAGKYDVIIGGLSITPVRQEQIDFTAPYSTSGQGIAASKQLAAKLKWPEDYNSTSVTFACRRGVAGCKTIEEKFPKASLRQFDDDAIAFQEVINGNAHAVISSEPKPAYTILKNPDKLFNPIGDYITTSSEGFGLKKGSSAAVSYFNNWISQNKTWLAQRHSYWFKTQDWATLVP from the coding sequence ATGAAACGCTTCAAAAATTTGCTTTTGTGCCTTCCGCTGGTACTGGGTGCCTTGCTCTGTGCACCACAGGCTAGTGCGCAACAGGACAACCAGATCGATACGATCAAGAAACGCGGAAAACTCCAAGTCGGGTTTGGCAGCTTTGTGCCATGGGCCATGCGTGACAAGCAAGGTCAATGGGTGGGTTTTGAGATTGATGTCGCCACCAAGGTTGCCAAGGATTTGGGTGTGAGCGTGGAGCTCATTCCGACCGCCTGGGATGCCATCATTCCGTCGTTGATTGCCGGGAAATATGATGTCATCATTGGTGGCCTGTCCATCACCCCAGTGCGCCAGGAACAAATTGATTTCACAGCACCCTACTCCACATCAGGCCAGGGCATTGCTGCTTCCAAACAATTGGCGGCCAAGCTGAAGTGGCCAGAAGACTACAACAGCACCAGTGTCACGTTTGCATGCCGCCGTGGGGTTGCCGGTTGCAAGACCATTGAAGAAAAATTCCCCAAGGCATCATTGCGGCAGTTTGATGATGATGCCATTGCATTTCAAGAGGTCATCAATGGCAATGCCCATGCCGTCATTTCCAGCGAACCCAAGCCAGCCTACACCATCCTGAAAAATCCGGACAAGCTGTTTAACCCCATAGGCGACTACATCACCACATCGTCCGAAGGCTTTGGTCTGAAAAAAGGGAGTTCTGCCGCCGTCAGTTATTTCAACAACTGGATCAGCCAAAACAAGACATGGCTTGCCCAGCGCCATAGCTACTGGTTCAAGACGCAGGATTGGGCAACCTTGGTTCCCTGA
- a CDS encoding ABC transporter substrate-binding protein, giving the protein MGLDTLWYTRCPAPTAASIAIWQGWLEQEFARDQIKVRSLAASADKQVQLSHYRHSQPNSFRFGGYVPPLISRARGADLKVIGLSWHDRVHGFFALPDSGITNSADLKGKRLAVPRRVNDDVDWWRASVLGGIKALFKLGLLSENDVELVDVVIEREYIADARAGQAAGQSLWGAVSQFAVQREEVAALYRGTVDAIYSDGALTAILRATTGAQLVVPLAGNEDAHSGFGTPCVLTVSSGLLDERPDLVTRWIQRLLEARSWAVAHEDLTHRMFSRETGLPEDLLHSAYSPRLAAQADVSLSPNRVALLRSKYQHLLDMGLLETAFDFDTFIDPAPLTAAIDALKPSLAGVLLR; this is encoded by the coding sequence ATGGGTCTCGACACATTGTGGTACACCCGCTGCCCGGCACCAACGGCCGCATCGATTGCCATCTGGCAAGGTTGGCTGGAACAGGAGTTTGCCCGGGATCAGATTAAAGTGCGTTCACTCGCAGCGTCAGCGGACAAGCAGGTTCAGCTTTCTCACTACCGACACAGTCAGCCCAACTCATTTCGTTTTGGCGGCTACGTCCCACCGCTGATCTCGCGAGCGCGTGGCGCTGACCTGAAAGTGATTGGGCTCAGTTGGCACGACCGGGTTCATGGTTTTTTTGCGCTCCCCGACTCAGGCATCACCAACTCTGCGGACCTCAAGGGCAAACGACTGGCTGTGCCCCGGCGCGTCAATGACGATGTGGATTGGTGGCGCGCCTCGGTGCTGGGTGGTATCAAGGCCTTGTTCAAATTGGGTTTATTAAGCGAGAACGACGTAGAACTTGTTGATGTCGTGATTGAGCGCGAATACATTGCAGATGCCCGTGCCGGTCAGGCGGCTGGCCAGTCATTGTGGGGAGCCGTCAGCCAATTTGCCGTGCAGCGTGAAGAAGTTGCTGCGCTGTATCGTGGCACAGTCGATGCCATTTATTCGGACGGTGCGCTCACCGCCATTCTCCGAGCGACCACAGGCGCACAACTGGTGGTGCCACTCGCTGGCAATGAAGATGCTCATTCTGGCTTTGGAACACCCTGCGTGCTTACCGTGTCATCCGGACTGCTCGATGAACGCCCTGATCTGGTCACACGCTGGATACAGCGTCTGCTGGAGGCGCGCAGTTGGGCCGTAGCGCATGAAGACCTGACACACCGCATGTTTTCCAGGGAAACCGGCTTGCCGGAAGATCTACTGCACTCTGCATATTCACCTAGGTTGGCGGCACAGGCCGATGTGTCACTTTCGCCGAACCGTGTTGCGCTACTGCGCAGCAAATACCAGCACCTGTTGGACATGGGGTTGCTGGAAACTGCTTTTGATTTCGACACATTCATTGACCCTGCGCCCCTGACCGCAGCGATTGACGCACTGAAGCCTTCTTTAGCCGGCGTTCTGTTGCGCTGA